Proteins encoded in a region of the Zea mays cultivar B73 chromosome 2, Zm-B73-REFERENCE-NAM-5.0, whole genome shotgun sequence genome:
- the LOC100193256 gene encoding putative subtilase family protein precursor, with the protein MGWRPHVVSASSSALVLQFLVLLLPLPLPLLSADASSSQTTTTIYVVYMGEKKHDDPSVVMASHHAALTSVLGSKDEALRSIVYSYKHGFSGFAAKLTQPQAEELTKYPGVVSVKPNAYHHVHTTRSWDFLGMSYGESPSLSSSSRLLRKAKYGEDVIVGVIDSGIWPESPSFDDSGYGPVPKRWKGVCQTGQAFNASNCNRKVIGARWYGADVSEEDLKAEYRSARDANGHGTHTASTIAGSPVRGASHAGGGLAAGIARGGAPRARLAIYKVCHDVGGGTSCGDASILAALDAAIGDGVDVLSLSLGGGSDEVYRTLHVVAAGITVVFSAGNDGPVPQSVTNALPWLVTVAATTVDRTFPTVVTLGDGETKLVGQSLYYRNRSAAASTSNDDFAWRHLMAFTGCDDAEKLRSENITGKIMVCRAPEFKSNYPPTAQFSWASRAAIAGGAKGVIFEQYSTDVLDGQASCQGHLPCVVVDKETIYTILNSDSNVARISPAATMVGPQVASPRIATFSSRGPSAEFPSVLKPDIAAPGVSILAAKRDSYVLLSGTSMACPHVSAVVALLKSVHPDWSPAMIKSAIVTTASVTDRFGLPIQANSVQRKPADAFDMGGGLIAPDRAMDPGLVYDIQPEEYKSLDDRVDRLNLPSIAVPNLMYDSVTVSRTVTNVGPVEATYRAVVEAPAGVAMDVAPPVIAFERGGVRNATFKVTFVAKQRVQGGYAFGSLTWLDDAKRHSVRIPVAVRTVVRDFVADVSR; encoded by the exons ATGGGCTGGAGACCACACGTTGTCTCTGCGTCATCATCCGCACTAGTGCTTCAGTTCCTCGTGCTGCTgctgcccctgcccctgcccctgcTGTCCGCCGATGCATCGTCAAGCCAA acgacgacgacgatctaCGTCGTGTACATGGGCGAGAAGAAGCACGACGATCCTTCCGTCGTCATGGCGTCGCACCATGCCGCGCTGACCTCCGTTCTTGGGAG CAAGGATGAAGCCCTCCGTTCGATAGTCTACAGCTACAAGCACGGATTCTCTGGTTTCGCGGCGAAGCTCACCCAGCCCCAAGCGGAGGAGCTTACAA AATACCCTGGAGTCGTGAGCGTGAAGCCAAACGCGTACCACCACGTGCACACGACCCGGAGCTGGGATTTTCTTGGCATGAGCTACGGCGAATcgccgtcgttgtcgtcgtcgtcgcggCTCCTCAGGAAGGCCAAGTATGGCGAAGATGTCATCGTCGGCGTCATAGACTCAG GCATCTGGCCGGAATCCCCGAGCTTCGACGACAGCGGGTACGGCCCCGTGCCGAAACGGTGGAAAGGCGTGTGCCAGACCGGCCAGGCGTTCAACGCGAGCAACTGCAACCGGAAGGTCATCGGCGCGCGGTGGTACGGCGCCGACGTCAGCGAGGAGGACCTCAAGGCCGAGTACAGGTCGGCGCGGGACGCCAACGGCCACGGCACGCACACGGCCTCTACGATCGCCGGCTCGCCGGTGCGGGGCGCGAGCCACGCTGGCGGCGGCCTAGCCGCTGGCATAGCGCGCGGAGGGGCACCGCGCGCGCGGCTGGCGATATACAAGGTCTGCCACGACGTCGGCGGCGGCACGAGCTGCGGCGACGCGTCGATCCTCGCGGCCCTCGACGCCGCCATTGGGGATGGCGTCGACGTGCTATCCTTGTCGCTGGGAGGAGGCAGTGACGAGGTCTACAGGACGTTGCACGTCGTGGCGGCCGGGATCACCGTGGTGTTCTCCGCAGGGAACGATGGCCCAGTGCCGCAGTCCGTCACCAACGCCCTGCCGTGGCTCGTCACGGTGGCGGCCACCACCGTGGATCGCACCTTCCCGACAGTCGTCACGCTCGGCGACGGAGAGACGAAGCTGGTG GGGCAATCATTGTATTACCGCAACCGATCGGCGGCGGCATCGACGAGCAACGACGACTTCGCTTGGCGCCATTTGATGGCTTTCACTGG CTGCGACGACGCGGAGAAGCTGCGGTCGGAAAACATCACCGGGAAAATCATGGTATGCCGAGCGCCGGAGTTCAAGTCCAACTATCCTCCCACGGCGCAGTTTAGCTGGGCCAGCCGAGCCGCCATCGCCGGCGGGGCCAAGGGCGTCATCTTCGAGCAGTACAGTACCGACGTCCTCGACGGCCAGGCCTCCTGCCAAGGCCACCTGCCCTGCGTCGTCGTGGACAAAGAAACCATATACACGATCCTAAATAGCGACAG CAATGTGGCCAGGATTTCGCCGGCGGCGACCATGGTCGGGCCCCAGGTCGCCTCACCGAGGATCGCGACGTTCTCGTCGAGGGGCCCCAGCGCAGAGTTCCCCTCCGTGCTCAAG CCCGACATAGCTGCCCCTGGAGTGAGCATCTTGGCAGCCAAGCGTGACTCGTACGTGCTCCTGTCTGGGACATCCATGGCATGCCCTCATGTCTCCGCAGTCGTCGCCTTGCTCAAGTCGGTTCACCCGGACTGGTCACCTGCCATGATCAAGTCTGCCATTGTTACCACAG CGTCGGTGACCGATCGATTCGGCCTGCCAATCCAAGCCAACTCGGTGCAAAGGAAACCGGCCGACGCCTTCGACATGGGCGGCGGCCTCATAGCGCCGGACAGGGCCATGGACCCCGGCCTAGTGTACGACATCCAGCCGGAGGAGTACAAAAGCTTGGACGACCGCGTCGACCGCCTCAACCTCCCGTCCATCGCCGTGCCCAACCTCATGTACGACTCCGTCACGGTCTCGCGCACCGTCACCAACGTCGGGCCGGTGGAGGCGACGTACCGGGCCGTGGTCGAGGCGCCGGCCGGCGTGGCGATGGACGTGGCGCCGCCGGTGATCGCCTTCGAGAGAGGCGGCGTCAGGAACGCCACGTTCAAGGTGACGTTCGTGGCGAAGCAGAGAGTGCAGGGCGGCTACGCGTTTGGGAGCCTGACGTGGCTGGACGACGCCAAGCGGCACTCGGTAAGGATCCCCGTCGCCGTTCGGACCGTCGTCCGGGACTTCGTCGCCGATGTGTCTCGATGA
- the LOC100193256 gene encoding putative subtilase family protein isoform X1: MGWRPHVVSASSSALVLQFLVLLLPLPLPLLSADASSSQTTTTIYVVYMGEKKHDDPSVVMASHHAALTSVLGSKDEALRSIVYSYKHGFSGFAAKLTQPQAEELTKYPGVVSVKPNAYHHVHTTRSWDFLGMSYGESPSLSSSSRLLRKAKYGEDVIVGVIDSGIWPESPSFDDSGYGPVPKRWKGVCQTGQAFNASNCNRKVIGARWYGADVSEEDLKAEYRSARDANGHGTHTASTIAGSPVRGASHAGGGLAAGIARGGAPRARLAIYKVCHDVGGGTSCGDASILAALDAAIGDGVDVLSLSLGGGSDEVYRTLHVVAAGITVVFSAGNDGPVPQSVTNALPWLVTVAATTVDRTFPTVVTLGDGETKLVGQSLYYRNRSAAASTSNDDFAWRHLMAFTGNVARISPAATMVGPQVASPRIATFSSRGPSAEFPSVLKPDIAAPGVSILAAKRDSYVLLSGTSMACPHVSAVVALLKSVHPDWSPAMIKSAIVTTASVTDRFGLPIQANSVQRKPADAFDMGGGLIAPDRAMDPGLVYDIQPEEYKSLDDRVDRLNLPSIAVPNLMYDSVTVSRTVTNVGPVEATYRAVVEAPAGVAMDVAPPVIAFERGGVRNATFKVTFVAKQRVQGGYAFGSLTWLDDAKRHSVRIPVAVRTVVRDFVADVSR, from the exons ATGGGCTGGAGACCACACGTTGTCTCTGCGTCATCATCCGCACTAGTGCTTCAGTTCCTCGTGCTGCTgctgcccctgcccctgcccctgcTGTCCGCCGATGCATCGTCAAGCCAA acgacgacgacgatctaCGTCGTGTACATGGGCGAGAAGAAGCACGACGATCCTTCCGTCGTCATGGCGTCGCACCATGCCGCGCTGACCTCCGTTCTTGGGAG CAAGGATGAAGCCCTCCGTTCGATAGTCTACAGCTACAAGCACGGATTCTCTGGTTTCGCGGCGAAGCTCACCCAGCCCCAAGCGGAGGAGCTTACAA AATACCCTGGAGTCGTGAGCGTGAAGCCAAACGCGTACCACCACGTGCACACGACCCGGAGCTGGGATTTTCTTGGCATGAGCTACGGCGAATcgccgtcgttgtcgtcgtcgtcgcggCTCCTCAGGAAGGCCAAGTATGGCGAAGATGTCATCGTCGGCGTCATAGACTCAG GCATCTGGCCGGAATCCCCGAGCTTCGACGACAGCGGGTACGGCCCCGTGCCGAAACGGTGGAAAGGCGTGTGCCAGACCGGCCAGGCGTTCAACGCGAGCAACTGCAACCGGAAGGTCATCGGCGCGCGGTGGTACGGCGCCGACGTCAGCGAGGAGGACCTCAAGGCCGAGTACAGGTCGGCGCGGGACGCCAACGGCCACGGCACGCACACGGCCTCTACGATCGCCGGCTCGCCGGTGCGGGGCGCGAGCCACGCTGGCGGCGGCCTAGCCGCTGGCATAGCGCGCGGAGGGGCACCGCGCGCGCGGCTGGCGATATACAAGGTCTGCCACGACGTCGGCGGCGGCACGAGCTGCGGCGACGCGTCGATCCTCGCGGCCCTCGACGCCGCCATTGGGGATGGCGTCGACGTGCTATCCTTGTCGCTGGGAGGAGGCAGTGACGAGGTCTACAGGACGTTGCACGTCGTGGCGGCCGGGATCACCGTGGTGTTCTCCGCAGGGAACGATGGCCCAGTGCCGCAGTCCGTCACCAACGCCCTGCCGTGGCTCGTCACGGTGGCGGCCACCACCGTGGATCGCACCTTCCCGACAGTCGTCACGCTCGGCGACGGAGAGACGAAGCTGGTG GGGCAATCATTGTATTACCGCAACCGATCGGCGGCGGCATCGACGAGCAACGACGACTTCGCTTGGCGCCATTTGATGGCTTTCACTGG CAATGTGGCCAGGATTTCGCCGGCGGCGACCATGGTCGGGCCCCAGGTCGCCTCACCGAGGATCGCGACGTTCTCGTCGAGGGGCCCCAGCGCAGAGTTCCCCTCCGTGCTCAAG CCCGACATAGCTGCCCCTGGAGTGAGCATCTTGGCAGCCAAGCGTGACTCGTACGTGCTCCTGTCTGGGACATCCATGGCATGCCCTCATGTCTCCGCAGTCGTCGCCTTGCTCAAGTCGGTTCACCCGGACTGGTCACCTGCCATGATCAAGTCTGCCATTGTTACCACAG CGTCGGTGACCGATCGATTCGGCCTGCCAATCCAAGCCAACTCGGTGCAAAGGAAACCGGCCGACGCCTTCGACATGGGCGGCGGCCTCATAGCGCCGGACAGGGCCATGGACCCCGGCCTAGTGTACGACATCCAGCCGGAGGAGTACAAAAGCTTGGACGACCGCGTCGACCGCCTCAACCTCCCGTCCATCGCCGTGCCCAACCTCATGTACGACTCCGTCACGGTCTCGCGCACCGTCACCAACGTCGGGCCGGTGGAGGCGACGTACCGGGCCGTGGTCGAGGCGCCGGCCGGCGTGGCGATGGACGTGGCGCCGCCGGTGATCGCCTTCGAGAGAGGCGGCGTCAGGAACGCCACGTTCAAGGTGACGTTCGTGGCGAAGCAGAGAGTGCAGGGCGGCTACGCGTTTGGGAGCCTGACGTGGCTGGACGACGCCAAGCGGCACTCGGTAAGGATCCCCGTCGCCGTTCGGACCGTCGTCCGGGACTTCGTCGCCGATGTGTCTCGATGA
- the LOC100193256 gene encoding putative subtilase family protein isoform X2, which yields MSYGESPSLSSSSRLLRKAKYGEDVIVGVIDSGIWPESPSFDDSGYGPVPKRWKGVCQTGQAFNASNCNRKVIGARWYGADVSEEDLKAEYRSARDANGHGTHTASTIAGSPVRGASHAGGGLAAGIARGGAPRARLAIYKVCHDVGGGTSCGDASILAALDAAIGDGVDVLSLSLGGGSDEVYRTLHVVAAGITVVFSAGNDGPVPQSVTNALPWLVTVAATTVDRTFPTVVTLGDGETKLVGQSLYYRNRSAAASTSNDDFAWRHLMAFTGCDDAEKLRSENITGKIMVCRAPEFKSNYPPTAQFSWASRAAIAGGAKGVIFEQYSTDVLDGQASCQGHLPCVVVDKETIYTILNSDSNVARISPAATMVGPQVASPRIATFSSRGPSAEFPSVLKPDIAAPGVSILAAKRDSYVLLSGTSMACPHVSAVVALLKSVHPDWSPAMIKSAIVTTASVTDRFGLPIQANSVQRKPADAFDMGGGLIAPDRAMDPGLVYDIQPEEYKSLDDRVDRLNLPSIAVPNLMYDSVTVSRTVTNVGPVEATYRAVVEAPAGVAMDVAPPVIAFERGGVRNATFKVTFVAKQRVQGGYAFGSLTWLDDAKRHSVRIPVAVRTVVRDFVADVSR from the exons ATGAGCTACGGCGAATcgccgtcgttgtcgtcgtcgtcgcggCTCCTCAGGAAGGCCAAGTATGGCGAAGATGTCATCGTCGGCGTCATAGACTCAG GCATCTGGCCGGAATCCCCGAGCTTCGACGACAGCGGGTACGGCCCCGTGCCGAAACGGTGGAAAGGCGTGTGCCAGACCGGCCAGGCGTTCAACGCGAGCAACTGCAACCGGAAGGTCATCGGCGCGCGGTGGTACGGCGCCGACGTCAGCGAGGAGGACCTCAAGGCCGAGTACAGGTCGGCGCGGGACGCCAACGGCCACGGCACGCACACGGCCTCTACGATCGCCGGCTCGCCGGTGCGGGGCGCGAGCCACGCTGGCGGCGGCCTAGCCGCTGGCATAGCGCGCGGAGGGGCACCGCGCGCGCGGCTGGCGATATACAAGGTCTGCCACGACGTCGGCGGCGGCACGAGCTGCGGCGACGCGTCGATCCTCGCGGCCCTCGACGCCGCCATTGGGGATGGCGTCGACGTGCTATCCTTGTCGCTGGGAGGAGGCAGTGACGAGGTCTACAGGACGTTGCACGTCGTGGCGGCCGGGATCACCGTGGTGTTCTCCGCAGGGAACGATGGCCCAGTGCCGCAGTCCGTCACCAACGCCCTGCCGTGGCTCGTCACGGTGGCGGCCACCACCGTGGATCGCACCTTCCCGACAGTCGTCACGCTCGGCGACGGAGAGACGAAGCTGGTG GGGCAATCATTGTATTACCGCAACCGATCGGCGGCGGCATCGACGAGCAACGACGACTTCGCTTGGCGCCATTTGATGGCTTTCACTGG CTGCGACGACGCGGAGAAGCTGCGGTCGGAAAACATCACCGGGAAAATCATGGTATGCCGAGCGCCGGAGTTCAAGTCCAACTATCCTCCCACGGCGCAGTTTAGCTGGGCCAGCCGAGCCGCCATCGCCGGCGGGGCCAAGGGCGTCATCTTCGAGCAGTACAGTACCGACGTCCTCGACGGCCAGGCCTCCTGCCAAGGCCACCTGCCCTGCGTCGTCGTGGACAAAGAAACCATATACACGATCCTAAATAGCGACAG CAATGTGGCCAGGATTTCGCCGGCGGCGACCATGGTCGGGCCCCAGGTCGCCTCACCGAGGATCGCGACGTTCTCGTCGAGGGGCCCCAGCGCAGAGTTCCCCTCCGTGCTCAAG CCCGACATAGCTGCCCCTGGAGTGAGCATCTTGGCAGCCAAGCGTGACTCGTACGTGCTCCTGTCTGGGACATCCATGGCATGCCCTCATGTCTCCGCAGTCGTCGCCTTGCTCAAGTCGGTTCACCCGGACTGGTCACCTGCCATGATCAAGTCTGCCATTGTTACCACAG CGTCGGTGACCGATCGATTCGGCCTGCCAATCCAAGCCAACTCGGTGCAAAGGAAACCGGCCGACGCCTTCGACATGGGCGGCGGCCTCATAGCGCCGGACAGGGCCATGGACCCCGGCCTAGTGTACGACATCCAGCCGGAGGAGTACAAAAGCTTGGACGACCGCGTCGACCGCCTCAACCTCCCGTCCATCGCCGTGCCCAACCTCATGTACGACTCCGTCACGGTCTCGCGCACCGTCACCAACGTCGGGCCGGTGGAGGCGACGTACCGGGCCGTGGTCGAGGCGCCGGCCGGCGTGGCGATGGACGTGGCGCCGCCGGTGATCGCCTTCGAGAGAGGCGGCGTCAGGAACGCCACGTTCAAGGTGACGTTCGTGGCGAAGCAGAGAGTGCAGGGCGGCTACGCGTTTGGGAGCCTGACGTGGCTGGACGACGCCAAGCGGCACTCGGTAAGGATCCCCGTCGCCGTTCGGACCGTCGTCCGGGACTTCGTCGCCGATGTGTCTCGATGA